One Barnesiella propionica genomic window carries:
- a CDS encoding RagB/SusD family nutrient uptake outer membrane protein, translating to MKNIYKILFVAAAFSPLTSCTDFLDVSPDNRTELDTPGKVAKLLVSAYATGSPAVICELSGDNFVDNNAYLPQGNFPYEDLFHEELFKWKEVKASSHQDTPYYLWETSYNAIASANHVLEAIEKMEQRNDWSESEKTQLSASKGEAYITRAYNHFVLVNVFAQAYKDENESKNDVGIPYVTKPETKVSVHYERLSVAEVYDLIEEDLKIGLPLINETTYSVPKYHFNKQAAYAFAARFYLFKRDYKEVEKWANLALGTNVSTMLRDWSDSASGISNTSIVSQRDSYFSTSKTCNFMISATNSLFWRMFYGTRYAHNGLPSEVVSWDGSGPTWNGSLPCYRGRMYVNKGQEYGSWLFKVYEYFEFTDKIAGIGYIHTLYVPFSAEETLLCRAEAYLYLSQTEGAQYKEMAIADLNAWSKSKQCTKELTASAVVDFYTPGKEGYVQEFHTPASHVVPSDLKPYLDCVLHFRRIETVFDGLRWFDIKRYGIEVVHEYDKNKTRDVLTPNDVRRAIQLPQDVISAGMEPNNRVNEKTPAGPDELVTRR from the coding sequence GAAAAGTAGCCAAATTACTGGTTTCGGCGTACGCTACCGGAAGTCCGGCCGTAATATGTGAGTTGAGCGGGGATAACTTTGTGGACAATAATGCTTATCTTCCGCAAGGAAATTTTCCTTATGAAGATCTTTTTCATGAAGAATTGTTTAAATGGAAAGAAGTAAAAGCATCGTCTCATCAGGATACGCCTTATTATTTGTGGGAGACCTCTTATAATGCGATTGCTTCGGCTAATCATGTCTTAGAGGCCATTGAAAAAATGGAACAAAGGAATGACTGGTCCGAGAGTGAGAAAACGCAGCTTTCTGCCAGTAAGGGGGAGGCCTATATTACACGTGCATATAATCATTTCGTTTTGGTGAATGTTTTTGCGCAGGCGTATAAGGATGAGAATGAAAGTAAAAATGATGTTGGTATACCTTATGTAACCAAGCCGGAAACAAAAGTGTCGGTGCATTATGAACGTTTATCGGTAGCAGAAGTTTACGATTTGATCGAAGAAGATTTGAAAATAGGTTTGCCTTTGATTAACGAAACGACCTACAGCGTCCCGAAATATCATTTTAACAAGCAGGCTGCTTATGCTTTTGCCGCTCGTTTTTATCTCTTTAAAAGAGATTATAAGGAGGTGGAAAAGTGGGCGAATCTGGCATTGGGCACAAACGTTTCTACCATGTTGCGCGACTGGAGCGATTCTGCTTCCGGCATCTCGAATACAAGTATCGTTTCCCAGAGGGATTCTTATTTTTCTACCTCTAAGACGTGTAATTTTATGATATCCGCAACGAATTCGTTGTTCTGGCGTATGTTTTACGGAACGCGCTATGCCCATAACGGACTTCCTTCGGAGGTTGTATCCTGGGATGGTAGCGGACCGACATGGAACGGAAGTTTGCCTTGTTACAGAGGACGCATGTATGTTAATAAGGGCCAGGAGTACGGTTCCTGGTTATTCAAAGTGTATGAATATTTTGAATTTACGGATAAGATTGCCGGTATAGGATATATTCATACGTTGTATGTTCCTTTCTCTGCCGAAGAGACATTGCTTTGCCGGGCCGAAGCGTATTTGTACCTTTCTCAGACAGAAGGAGCACAGTATAAAGAGATGGCTATTGCTGATTTGAATGCCTGGTCTAAATCGAAACAATGTACGAAAGAATTGACGGCGAGTGCCGTTGTAGACTTTTATACACCGGGTAAAGAAGGATATGTACAGGAATTTCATACGCCGGCTTCACATGTAGTGCCTTCCGATCTTAAACCCTATTTGGATTGTGTATTACATTTCCGTCGTATCGAAACTGTTTTTGACGGCTTGCGCTGGTTTGATATCAAACGTTACGGTATTGAAGTCGTGCATGAGTACGATAAAAATAAAACCCGGGATGTTTTAACTCCCAACGATGTGCGTCGTGCTATACAGCTGCCGCAGGATGTAATATCCGCAGGTATGGAACCTAATAACCGTGTCAATGAAAAGACACCTGCAGGTCCGGATGAATTAGTAACCAGAAGATAA